The Hyphomicrobium sp. 99 genome contains the following window.
ACTTTGCGAAGCCGGTTTTAGTCACGCGCTCATGGACCCTGTGCTCCTCAACGAGGCGTGGAAGATCGCTGAAGCAGCTGGAGCTGGACCCGGACATTGGTACGAAGATGCGGAGAGCTTACTGCACTGCATCTATGAGCCAAAAAACGTGGGAGTTCCTAAAGAACTCCCGAGCCTGAGTGCACGCGATTACGTTTCAATCTCGGCCAAATAGTTCAAGGAGAGCCCGATGCTAGATGTTCCAGTGCGAAAAAGTGAAGGCATACTGGCGCGCGCATGGACAATCACCTTCGAAGAAGGAAGTGATCTGCCCGATGTTGGCTCTATTACCATCACGCAGCCGCGCAATCTGATTGCCGTGATGACCGAACTCGAAACGGATCAGATTCGCGCTTCGATGACATCGGTAACTCCAGGTGCCTTGACAATCGTTTGCCTGCCGCTTGGCGTCAATTACCCCAAAAACATTGAGCACGACGCGGAGGCTTGGATGCGCGACGCCGCCGGCCAAACGGTTAGAGCAGGCGTGCGCACAGTCAGGGTGTTCTGCGCACCAGATCGAGCTTTGATCTACGCGGCCTCTGATCATATTCAGTCCGTCATCGACGCCGTCGTTCGGTTCACCGTCGCTCAACGCGAAACGAATGAGCTCGAAAAAGCAATGAGCGCCGCATGGTCGTCGATCGACGCCGATGTGCCGTTGACTCGTTCCGTCACGCGTCATCAGAAGGCCTATCAAAGGCATATGGACGAAATGAATGAGCTGTCGGCGCGGATGAGAGCCAAGCATCTCCGAATTTGCCGTGCGCTGGAACAGCTCGATACAGTTTCTGATGAGCTGTCTAGACGCATATTTTCGGAGCTGGTGCTCGCTGGCGCTCTCTACGAGCGTGTCGAAGAGTTGGAAGACCCAATCGAGTTCGCCTTAGATCAGTATGAAATCGCCAACACAAAGCTGTTCGAAGAAAAAAATGCAGCGAAAGAACAGAGAACAGCAATGATCGGACACTTTCTGGAAGCGGGAATCATTGTGCTGCTGCTTCTTCAGTTACCCTTTTTCAAATGATGTCTCGATCAGTCAAAAGCCTGCAGGCCGCCGTATCGCCAACAAAACAATAACCGGAAACGACAAATCGAGTGGGAGTTTTGCAGATGGTCATCAAGACTAGATTGCTCGGCTACGCGCTCGCCGTCACCTCAACGATCATGCTCTCGGCTCTCAATGATCAGATCCGACACGTCGTCGTTGCTGACGCACTTGCCGGCTGTCGCGACGATAATCGGAGTTGGGATGAATTGTCCTATGGGGCGCGACGGGCCTGGATGATGCTTGGCTATAATCGCAGCGTTTGGGATTCAAATGGATCGTCACGTTTGGAGACAGCAAATTGGTCTCAGCTATCTCCAAGACAAAGGCAGGCAGCCGCCGCACTCGGCTATACGCAGCAATCTTGGGATAACGACTGCGGAGCTGATATAGACACCGACTGAGCCCTCTTGTGGATCCATGCCGGGCCGGCGTTGATCGGAGAGCAGTCATCGATCTTCGTGATCGATGATGACGGACGACCACGCGATGAAGTGGTTCTGGTCCGGCACGATCGGTGGCTCATCATTCGAAATGCACTTCTCGCCACCCTTCGCGGAATTGGCCGTGGTGTTTGCGCCGCGAACGCATTTTCGGAAATTCCATTGAAACATCGAGCATCCCAGCCGAACCTCAGCAGGGAGCCGCTCAAGGTGACGGCCGGCCTCAAACAACTGTTCGTGGATAATTCCGCGCCCTTGAAGTAGAAAGAGCTCGGATCCTCGAGGCGACCGCGGACCTAATAGCTATCGAGCTGAAATCGATCTCGAAGCATTGGGGTGCAGCAAGCACTGCTTCCTTTGAAGATCGCCTTGCTGGTTGTCAGAAACGAGCATGAAGGGTTTCGAAATTGGCTATAGAGACTGAATTTACGCCTCTGGCGTCGAGTGCGGGCGGCGCGCTAATTGGCGTCTCCGCGGTGCTCCTCATGTATTCCAACGGGCGCATCGCAGGCATCAGCGGCATTGTAAAAAGGCTGATAGCGCCGGCAGCCGACAGCAAGCCCGAGCAGGCCTTGGCGTTTATCGTCGGGCTAATCTTAGCCCCCTTCGTTTGGACAGCGACGACCGGCAATGCGGTCGCGCAATCGGTATCGACAAATATTCCGCTTGCGGCAATCGCCGGGCTTCTTGTCGGGTTCGGTGCCGCCCTTGGCGGAGGCTGTACGAGCGGCCACGGCGTCTGCGGACTTTCGCGCTTCTCGAAGCGCTCCCTTGCAGCGACGATCGTGTTCATGACCGTAGGCGCACTCACCGTGTTCGTCGCACGCCACATCGTCGGAGGCGCCTGATGGGCATTCTCGTCAATCTCGCTGCGGGGCTACTTTTCGGCGTTGGACTTGTCATTTCGGGGATGGCCAATCCCGCAAAGGTGCTGAATTTTCTGGACGTCGCGGGAAGCTGGGACCCTAGTTTGGCCTTCGTAATGCTCGGCGCAATCGCCGTAACAGCCACGGGCTACCGGTACGTGCTTCAGCGCTCCAAGCCTCTTCTCGACCAGAGTTTTCATTTGCCTGTCCAGAACGAAATCGATCGCCCTCTCGTCATCGGCTCTGCGATCTTCGGGCTCGGCTGGGGGCTGATAGGCTTCTGCCCAGGTCCTGCGATTGCATCACTGGGACTCGCCGCAACTGGCACACTTGTGTTTGTTCCAACGATGCTGATCGGAATCGCTGCAGCAGCGATTGCCGGCAAGCGACCATCGAAAACCGAGAAAGCGTAACACCGGAAAAGCGCGGCTTCGTTCACGTCGACATTGTCGCCCATCTCCGGTTTTGACGCGAACCCGATGCCGCGCAGATCGCCGATGAGACTGGAGAACAGTCGCGGACAAGATGGTCCTGCATCAAAATCGAGATGGTTTGGCGGCTCTCCACTCCCAGTCAAAGCATTTCAATCCATCGGCCTCGCGCCAAGGGGTTAGATGACTGGAACGATCAAAATATAAGTTTCTGCTTTCCATTTCACATTTCCATCGTTGTCGAAATTGGCAGCAGTGACTAGTCAGCCAATCGTAATGATCCTTGCGCGAACGTTTCCAAGGAGTGTCGATGGCGCGACTTCCTCTCCGAACTCTTGATGATGCGCCTGATGCAGCTCAGCCGGCTCTGGCGGCGGCGGAGAAGGCAAACGGCTTTCTTCCCAACCTATTGCGACTTCTCGCGAATGCGCCGGTTGCCCTCGAAACGTATCTGACGGTTTCCAAAATCAACGCGCGCGCGAGCCTCAATCATGCGGAACGCGAGGCCGTGCAGATCACAGCCGCGGCCATACACGGTTGCGGATTCTGTGTAGCCGGTCATACGGCAATCGCAAAAAAGCAGGTGAAACTCGATGAGGGAACGGTCTCAGCGCTCCGCAATCTGAGACCGCTCGCAGACGGCAAGCTCGATGCCGTCGCCACATTCACCAAGGCTGTCATCACCCGTCGCGGCGCGGTTTCTGATGCTGAGCTTGCGAGTTTCCGCGCGGCTGGATTCGATGATGCCGCGGCTCTTGAGGTCGTGCTCGGAGTCAGTCTCGCGACCTTGTGCAATTTTGCTAATAATCTTGGACAGCCTGCGCTCAATCCCGAGCTTGAACCTTACCGTTGGGACGGAGCAGAGGTGTCGACAGCGCCTGCCAGCGTGTAATGGGCTCCGCGACACACCTCCAAGAGCAGCGCCAAAGTGGCCCTAGTTCGCTTGCAGCGTGGCTCGATAAGACCGCCGACGGCCTCGATACCGGGCATGAATCTCCCGACCAGGTTTTAACGGCCCTCGCCGACGCAGGTCTCGCACGCATCGGCGTTCCGAAGGAATTCGGCGGTGACGGCGGCGAACTCGTCGACGCCGTTGCAGCGATTACCGACGTCTCATCGCGATCCCTTGCTGCCGGTTTCGTGTTGTGGGGACACCGCACCTACATCGAGTATCTGTTGCAAAGTCCGAACGCAGCACTGCGCGAACGCTTGCTGCCCGACCTACTGAAAGGGTCTCTCGCCGGGGCAACGGGTCTTTCAAACGCAATGAAATTCCTGGAAGGGCTGGAGGAGCTTCAATTCGCAGCCCGACCTGTCGGCGACCGGCTGGTCCTCGGCGGCAAGCTGCCTTGGGTCACAAATCTCCGCTCTGACGCATTTCATGTCGCTGTCGCCGTGTCGCGTAACGATGGCCCACCCTTCATCGCCTCTCTGTCGTCCGATGACGATGGCCTTAAACGTTCAGACGATCTCGACCTCATCGGGCTGCGCTCAACCAATACTGCAGCGATCACAGCACATGACGTCGAAATCGGGCCCGATCGCGTGCTGCATCAGGATGCGGCCGCCTGGCTGCCCACGGTTCGACCCGCGTTTCTCGGCCTTCAATGCGGAATGTCTCTTGGCCTTGCCCAGCGCGCCATCGAAGAAGTGCGGAAGGCGACGGGAAGCGGCCGCGCTAGTCTCGCGGAAGCGCGCTCAGACCTTTTGACCGCTCTTGAACGCACGGAACAGGCGCTCTTCAACGGCCTCCAGCGGAACATATTTCACAGTGATGCGGCAGGGCTTTTCAGGATCAGAATCGCGCTTGCCGATACTGCCGCAACTGCCGTCGGCCTCGAACTCCAGGCCAGCGGCGGAAAAGCCTATATCAACGCCGAAGGTAACGGCTTCAGACGCCGATGGCGGGAAGCAGCGTTCATTCCGATCATCACACCAAGTCTCGTTCAGCTGAAGGCGGCCTTGGCGCGTCACGCGGCTGCTCCGACATGACTGCAGCCCAAGAACCCATTCTTTCGGCCTCAGGCTTATCGCTGCGCTATTCCGGCGCCGCGCATCCTGTTCTCGCAAACTTCGATCTCGCGTTGCGGCCGCGCGAGATCGTCACCGTCATTGGCCCAAGCGGAGCCGGCAAATCGAGCCTGTTGCGTGTACTCGGCGGAATAGAGGTGCCAACGTCCGGAGAAGTGCGGATGAACGGCGCACCGTTGCGCCATGTGCATCCCCGCGTTGCTATCGCATTTCAGAATCCAGGCCTCCTTCCGTGGCTTTCGCTTGAACGCAACGTCGCGTTCGGTCTCGACTTCAAGAGACAACCGAAACTCAACGCACTTGAACGTAGAGCGCGGGTAGATCGCGCCATCGCGGAAGTCGGGCTTGCACGCGCGAGACGCCTCCATCCCGCGGCTCTTTCAGGAGGCATGGCGCAACGCACTTCGCTCGCCCGCTGCCTCGCACGCCAACCGGAAGTTCTGCTGCTCGATGAGCCGTTTGGCGCGCTCGACGAGATCACGCGCGCCGACATGCAGCAGCTCCTCCTGAAGCTCGTCGACACCTTCGGAACGGCGGTCGTGCTCATAACGCACGACATAGACGAAGCCTTGCTTGTATCCGACCGCATCATCCTCCTTGGAGGATCGCCCGCTCGCGAGACGGGCCAGTGGCAGATCGATGTACCGCATCCGCGCGCCGACAGGCTGACGGAACTCGGTCAGATCCGCATCGAAATCGTGAAGGCACTGCGGCTGGCGACAGTCCGAAGTCATTGAACGTTAGCTTGGGGAGAAGATCCATGAACGAGGACTATTTCTCACGTCGCGACATACTAAGACTTTCTGCATTGCTGACCGCAGCCGGTGCGCTGCCGTTTCTCGATGCCTTCAACGGGCGCGCGCTGGCGGCCGATGAACCTTTGAAGATCGGCTATCTCCCGATCACGGATGCGACCCCCTTGCTCGTCGCACATGCTAATGGCCTCTTCGAAGCCGAAGGCATCAACGCCGAAAAGCCGGTGCTGTTCAGGAGCTGGGCACAGCTCGCTGAGGCTTTCATCGCGGGCCAAGTCAACACCGTGCACGTGCTGTCGCCGATTGCGGTCTGGGCGCGTTACAGCAGCAAGGTGCCAGCCAAAATCGTTGCCTGGAACCACACGGGGGGTTCAGCGCTGACTGTCGGCAAAGACATCCAATCCGTGAAGGATTTGGGTGGGAAGACGGTAGCCATTCCGTTCTGGTATTCGATCCACAACGTCGTCTTGCAGGAACTTCTGCGGGCAAACGGATTGACCCCCGTTACGAAGAAGGCGGCCCTCGCACCGAATGAGGTCGGACTCGTCATCCTGGCGCCGTCCGACATGGTGCCGGCGCTCGCGGCGAAGCAGATTGCCGGCTACACCGTTGCAGAACCCTTCAACGCCGCCGGCGAAGCTCTTGGCGTCGGCAAAGTCCTGCGCTTCACCAGTGACGTCTGGAAAGATCATGCCTGCTGCGTCGTGCTTCTGCACGAGCGCAATCTGAAGGAACGTCCCGAGTGGTCGCAGAAGGTCGTAAACGCCATCGTCAAGGCGCAGATCTGGACACGCGCCAATAGGTTGGAGACCGCAAAACTTCTATCGAAGGACGGCGCGAACAAATACACGCCCCACGCGGTTCCAGTATTGGAAAAAGTTCTGGCCCCGACTCAAGCCGACATTACTGGCTATCTCGCATCAGGTGCGATCGTCCACAAGGACTGGACCGATCAGCGGATCGATTTTCAGCCCTATCCCTATCCGAGCTACACGGAAGAACTCATCCGCTTCCTCAAGAAGACGCAGATCGAGGGCGACAGGAGCTTCCTGGACAACCTCGATCCGGCCTTCGCCGCAAAGGATCTTGTCGACGACAGCTTCGTGAAGACCGCGATCAACGCAAACGGTGGCCTCGCGGCCTTCGGCTTGCCAGACGGTTTCGAACGTAAGGAAGTGATCGTCACTTGAGCGACGCGGTTAGCAAACTTACCTTGTCCCACACCGATCCCTCTCGCGAAGGCGTAAAGCCTTCGCGCAGCAATCTTGTAAAGGCGAGACCGTTCCTCGGTGTGATTGGTCTCGCGATCCTCATCGGAGCCTGGTGGGCCTCGATCCACTTTCTGGCCGAGCCTGACGGGCTTGCCGAGCGTTTCTCTCCCTCGGCTACTTTTGCCAGCCTCGTTGCTCTGCTTACGAATTCCGATCTCCTCATTCACATCGAAGTCAGTCTCAAACGCATCTCTGTCGGATTGGGCCTGGCGCTCCTGATCGGCGTTCCCGTGGGTCTCATCGTCGGAATAAGCCGGACAGCGGAATCCGCCACTTCGATCTCCTTCCAGTTCCTGCGAATGATTTCACCGCTGTCGTGGATGCCTATCGCCGTCATGGCGCTCGGAGTCGGCGATTACCCAATCTATTTCCTTCTAACGTTCGCGGCAGTATGGCCCATACTGCTGAACACGTCGGCTGGCGTGCGCAGCCTCGATCCGGCGTGGCTCCAGCTTTCCAAGAGTCTTGCTGCCACTCCAACGGAGACCTTGCTTCACGTCATTCTTCCGGGTGTCCTCGGTCATGTCTTGACCGGAATTCGCCTCGCGATCGGCATCCTATGGATCGTGCTCGTACCCTGTGAAATGCTCGGCGTCTCCGCCGGTCTCGGCTACTTCATTCTCGATACTCGCGACCGCCTCGCCTATTCAGAGCTGACGGCCGTCGTCCTAGTCATCGGCTTTCTGGGCTTCCTACTGGATTGGGCAGCCCGCTCGCTGCACCGGGTCTGGTCGCCCGGATGAACAGCGGATCGCGCGCGTGGCGTCGATCAGCACCAGCCAGCCCCCGCGCGAGGGGAGCTTCGTACAATTCTCCACTCATCCCTCGCCTTCCCTTCCAGATGGATCTCCATGACGATCAGTCGTTATCGTCTAGGAAACGTTCGTCTTGCCAGTCTCGTCCGACTTCCAAAAGGTGTGCGTCATTTGCAGAGGTCCGACTTCTGGAAAAGCCGGAAGTAATATTGCCCAGAGATTAAGCGCAATTTTTCATCATATGGCGCACCCAGACATTGCAATTTGCGCTGGAGCGCACCGAGCGATTCCATCTAGAGCGCTTCTTCACTCAGCCTTTCGTATGATACTTCGAGCCAAACGTACGATACCTGCCCCAAGGGTCATTTCTTAAGTCACCTTGGGTTCGTTCGTTTTCACTCTGGAGGAATTCTATGAGCACTGTCACGACAAAAGACGGCGTCGAAATTTACTACAAGGATTGGGGTCCCAAGGATGCTCAGCCAATCATGTTCCATCATGGCTGGCCGCTATCGAGTGACGATTGGGACGCTCAATTGCTGTTCTTCGTTGCAAACGGCTTTCGTGTTGTTGCTCACGACCGTCGCGGCCATGGCCGCTCGAGCCAGGTCAGCGACGGCCATGACATGGATCATTATGCGGCAGACGCATCCGCCGTTGCCGAACATCTCGATCTGCGCAACGCCGTTCACATCGGTCATTCGACCGGCGGCGGCGAAGTTGCTCGCTATGTCGCCCGCTACGGACAGCCTCAGGGGCGCGTAGCCAAAGCCGTCCTCGTTAGCGCCGTTCCGCCGTTGATGGTAAAGACGCCTGCGAATCCTGGCGGCACGCCGATCGAAGTGTTCGACGGCTTCCGCCAAGCGCTCGCTGCCAATCGTGCGCAATTTTTCCTCGACGTTGCTTCGGGCCCCTTCTACGGCTTCAACCGTCCAGGCGCGAAGGTCTCGCAAGGCGTGATCGAAAATTGGTGGCGCCAAGGCATGATTGGTGGCGCCAAGGCATGATCGGAGGCGCCAAAGCGCACTATGAGGGCATCAAGGCCTTCTCAGAGACTGACCAGACGGAAGACCTCAAGTCGATCGACGTTCCGACGCTCGTCATGCACGGTGACGATGACCAGATCGTTCCGATTGACGATTCTTCGCTGCTTTCGGTGAAGCTATTGAAGAACGGCACGCTGAAGGTCTATCCGGGCTTCTCGCATGGCATGCTCACGGTCAATGCGGACGTGATCAATCAGGATCTGCTGGCCTTCGTGAAGGGCTAAACGATCGGCGGCTGACTTTAGGAGGGCGGCTCGTCTGCCCTCCTCGTTTTCAATCACCCTCGTAGCTCGCACCACGGCGCATGTTCGCGCCCCTGTCTATCAGACCCGCCGCTTAAAATTTGACCATTCGTTCTTCAGCCATGCTGTGCCCTTGGGGACGATGCTGCTGAATGCTGCAAATTTGCCCCTGAGTACACATCAGCCTGACACCATATTCACGCGCCGGGAAGCCGTATGGCCGCCGAGCAGAGGACCAAATTTCCGACCCTAAAGTTTCGGAGTTTCCCGCACACCGACGGGATCGCGACGGACTGTTCACCGATGGAGAACGCTCGGCCATTTCTTATCGAGCGTGCCCCCGTCTCGCCGAGAGCTTTATTACCGGCGCATTATTTGGGGTCGGCGACACGCTTGCACGAGCCTGCCTCAGCAATTGCTGCCGCAGCCGGAATTCTGCTGGTGCTGCTGGCACTGTCGGTCGAGTAGACGCAATCTTGGATGACTCGGAAATTCCACGGATCTGAGATGGGCCTTCTTGCCTTGAGCGACTCCCCCTTCGTTCATGCGGAGACCGATGAGTCGGAAAATGCGAAGCGAGCTTTTATCGTCGAGAGCAGATTTCACGTGTGCTTTTTGTGGCGGCGCCGCCACAACATTCTACTCAAATGCGCAACAGCATTCTCAGTGCACGGCAGACACCAACAACGCGTTGCGACCGAAAGCGATTTGCAATGCATGAAATCGAAACAAGATTTCCAACATAAGGATCGGCGGCGACGTTAAGCCAGAAAAACGCCGGCTTCGACATTCCGCTTTGATTGCTTCCGCAATATGGAAACCGCAGAAACCGCTGTCACGCCGTTATTCCACTTTTGGTTCTATAGAAAGAACCAGCGCATTCCTATGTGTTGGAATTAATCTCATTTCATATCCGATTTTGCCTCAGCTTTATTCACCCTCCATCGGGCCTACCCGGCGGTGATCGGCACTCAGGGGGAGGTGCCGCTCTAGCCGGCTGATCTCACCTCGCAACCGGGAGGTGGACGTCATGCGGCTCCGAGTAATCAGTTTTTACCTTGGAGGTATTGGAATGTTCGGGGGGACTTACAAACGAGCGGGCTTCGCAGCCGGCGTCGCTGCGGCGGGATTGGCGCTTGCAGGCACCGCGCCTGCGTCAGCTGCAGATCTTGGGGGCAATTGCTGCGCTGACCTCGAAGAACGCGTCGCTGAACTCGAGGCGACGACGGCCCGTAAGGGTAACCGCAAAGTGTCGCTCACGGTCTCGGGCTTCGTCAACGAAGCCCTCCTCGGCTGGGACGATGGACGCGAGCGCAACGCTTATGTCGTGACCAACGAAACGGCGCAGGATCGCGTACGCTTCCTCGGCCAGGCCGAAATTACAAAAGGCTGGACCGCAGGCTACCTGCTTGAACTCGGTCTGCGCGGTGCTCGCGAAGACCGCGTAAATCAAAATGGCCCAGGCAGCGATAATGGCGTCAGCGTTCGCCACAGCGCCTGGTACCTCGCCGGTAAAGAGTACGGCAAGGTTTGGGTTGGCCAAACGTCGGACGCGGCCGACGGCATCACCGAGATCAACCTCGCCAACACCAACCACTTCGCCTACTCGAACAGCTGGGGCAACACCTTCGGCGATGGTGGTTCCGGCTTCTTCGTTCGGCAAAAGAACGGAACGTTGAGCAGCGTGAAATACGGCCAGTTCGTTGCACCAGGTGCCCAGCAGGCGAACCCGGGTGAAGGCCACCGCTTCAACGTCGTCAAGTATGAATCGCCAACGATCGCCGGCTTCACCGCATCAGCCTCATGGGGCGAAGACGATATCTGGAACGTTGCCTTGCGATATGCAGGCGAGTATTCCGGCTTCAAGCTGGCCGGCGGCGTTGCATACACGCAGTCCAACGACGTCACGACCCCCGATCATGTCTCAGGGGTTCAGCGTGGCGTCGGAGACACGAGCGAGATCGGCCTTAGCGGATCGATTCTGCATGTTGAAACCGGCCTTTACGCATCCGGTGCATATGGCAGGCTTCATGACGCAGGCCTCGATAACCTCTATGGCCGCGACGTCGACGAAGAAACCAACTTCTGGACCCTCCAGGCTGGTATCGAACGCAAGTTCCTTCCGATCGGCAAGACGACGATCTTCGGTGAGTACTACCAGCTTGATCGTGGCGCCGGTTTTACGACGAGTTCCTCGACTAGCGTAAGCTCGAGACTCAACGTCTCCTCATTGTTCACTTCAGGAACGTGGTATGCCGACAACTCACAGATCCGCGGTTGGAGCATCGGCCTGAACCAAAACCTGAGCGAAGTGGTCGACCTCTACATCGATTACAAACACGTTCAGCTCGACGTCACTGGTGTCAACGCGACCGGAACGGCAACGGCCAAAGCGAACCTCGACGACATTCAGTTCATCACGGCTGGTGCACAGATCAAGTTTTGATCGCAAGAGGAATGGCCTCTTCACCCCGTCTAGGCCATTCGCTTGATGTGATCTAACGAGAGGGCCGCGTCTTCGACAGACGCGGCCCTCTCACTTTCTCAAAATATGCGCGGGCGCAAGTTCAGCTGCCGTTTTCGCGCATCGTATCCCAGAAATCGACGGTCGCCTCGCGGAGCGTGCCCTTGCAATCGCGACCGCAATCGATCGCGGTGCCGTGATGAAGAACGAGCTTCTTGCCCTCGCGCCCTGATCTCAGGCCAGCCGTGTAACAGCCATTTCCATATCGGCTGCACGCCGTCACTGATCCGTCGGGGCTATATGCATGAGCCCTTTGCCCGGCCGCGGCTGGGAGAGCACCGAGCGCCAAGAGCGCAAATGACACCGTGAAAGGGAGAAAATTCCGCTTCATTAGTCGCCTCCTTCGTTATCACTTTTTCTGCAAAGCTTATTACAAAGTAGGCACTAAGCAAATTCCAACAAGTGCAAAACTTCGGGAATACCCAAATCCAACATAGTGGTTGGAAATCTGATTTATCGTCTCATCAGATCGAGGCGCAACGCGAGCTTGTTTACACCTGATATTGCTTCGAAATTCCCCGAGCGAATATCAAAAGAAGAAGAAGTTCATTGGTTTAGACGGCAAAGATCATAACTTGTGACATGGGACCAATACCGAGATTGCAGACCATTCGTGATCGCCAGGGGTGGTGGCTGAGTGTGGCGGACGAAAAGCGCGAGGGGCGATGAACTTCCAACAGTTGCGAATTCTCCGAGAAACAATTCGGTACAAGTTCAATATAACGGACGTGGCGAATGCTATATTCGCCTCGCAGTCGGGCGTCAGCAAGCAGATCAGGGAGCTTGAGGAAGAGCT
Protein-coding sequences here:
- a CDS encoding porin → MFGGTYKRAGFAAGVAAAGLALAGTAPASAADLGGNCCADLEERVAELEATTARKGNRKVSLTVSGFVNEALLGWDDGRERNAYVVTNETAQDRVRFLGQAEITKGWTAGYLLELGLRGAREDRVNQNGPGSDNGVSVRHSAWYLAGKEYGKVWVGQTSDAADGITEINLANTNHFAYSNSWGNTFGDGGSGFFVRQKNGTLSSVKYGQFVAPGAQQANPGEGHRFNVVKYESPTIAGFTASASWGEDDIWNVALRYAGEYSGFKLAGGVAYTQSNDVTTPDHVSGVQRGVGDTSEIGLSGSILHVETGLYASGAYGRLHDAGLDNLYGRDVDEETNFWTLQAGIERKFLPIGKTTIFGEYYQLDRGAGFTTSSSTSVSSRLNVSSLFTSGTWYADNSQIRGWSIGLNQNLSEVVDLYIDYKHVQLDVTGVNATGTATAKANLDDIQFITAGAQIKF
- a CDS encoding acyl-CoA dehydrogenase family protein, which codes for MGSATHLQEQRQSGPSSLAAWLDKTADGLDTGHESPDQVLTALADAGLARIGVPKEFGGDGGELVDAVAAITDVSSRSLAAGFVLWGHRTYIEYLLQSPNAALRERLLPDLLKGSLAGATGLSNAMKFLEGLEELQFAARPVGDRLVLGGKLPWVTNLRSDAFHVAVAVSRNDGPPFIASLSSDDDGLKRSDDLDLIGLRSTNTAAITAHDVEIGPDRVLHQDAAAWLPTVRPAFLGLQCGMSLGLAQRAIEEVRKATGSGRASLAEARSDLLTALERTEQALFNGLQRNIFHSDAAGLFRIRIALADTAATAVGLELQASGGKAYINAEGNGFRRRWREAAFIPIITPSLVQLKAALARHAAAPT
- a CDS encoding ABC transporter substrate-binding protein gives rise to the protein MNEDYFSRRDILRLSALLTAAGALPFLDAFNGRALAADEPLKIGYLPITDATPLLVAHANGLFEAEGINAEKPVLFRSWAQLAEAFIAGQVNTVHVLSPIAVWARYSSKVPAKIVAWNHTGGSALTVGKDIQSVKDLGGKTVAIPFWYSIHNVVLQELLRANGLTPVTKKAALAPNEVGLVILAPSDMVPALAAKQIAGYTVAEPFNAAGEALGVGKVLRFTSDVWKDHACCVVLLHERNLKERPEWSQKVVNAIVKAQIWTRANRLETAKLLSKDGANKYTPHAVPVLEKVLAPTQADITGYLASGAIVHKDWTDQRIDFQPYPYPSYTEELIRFLKKTQIEGDRSFLDNLDPAFAAKDLVDDSFVKTAINANGGLAAFGLPDGFERKEVIVT
- a CDS encoding ABC transporter permease, with protein sequence MSDAVSKLTLSHTDPSREGVKPSRSNLVKARPFLGVIGLAILIGAWWASIHFLAEPDGLAERFSPSATFASLVALLTNSDLLIHIEVSLKRISVGLGLALLIGVPVGLIVGISRTAESATSISFQFLRMISPLSWMPIAVMALGVGDYPIYFLLTFAAVWPILLNTSAGVRSLDPAWLQLSKSLAATPTETLLHVILPGVLGHVLTGIRLAIGILWIVLVPCEMLGVSAGLGYFILDTRDRLAYSELTAVVLVIGFLGFLLDWAARSLHRVWSPG
- a CDS encoding YeeE/YedE family protein; the protein is MGILVNLAAGLLFGVGLVISGMANPAKVLNFLDVAGSWDPSLAFVMLGAIAVTATGYRYVLQRSKPLLDQSFHLPVQNEIDRPLVIGSAIFGLGWGLIGFCPGPAIASLGLAATGTLVFVPTMLIGIAAAAIAGKRPSKTEKA
- a CDS encoding ABC transporter ATP-binding protein produces the protein MTAAQEPILSASGLSLRYSGAAHPVLANFDLALRPREIVTVIGPSGAGKSSLLRVLGGIEVPTSGEVRMNGAPLRHVHPRVAIAFQNPGLLPWLSLERNVAFGLDFKRQPKLNALERRARVDRAIAEVGLARARRLHPAALSGGMAQRTSLARCLARQPEVLLLDEPFGALDEITRADMQQLLLKLVDTFGTAVVLITHDIDEALLVSDRIILLGGSPARETGQWQIDVPHPRADRLTELGQIRIEIVKALRLATVRSH
- a CDS encoding YeeE/YedE family protein — its product is MAIETEFTPLASSAGGALIGVSAVLLMYSNGRIAGISGIVKRLIAPAADSKPEQALAFIVGLILAPFVWTATTGNAVAQSVSTNIPLAAIAGLLVGFGAALGGGCTSGHGVCGLSRFSKRSLAATIVFMTVGALTVFVARHIVGGA
- a CDS encoding carboxymuconolactone decarboxylase family protein codes for the protein MARLPLRTLDDAPDAAQPALAAAEKANGFLPNLLRLLANAPVALETYLTVSKINARASLNHAEREAVQITAAAIHGCGFCVAGHTAIAKKQVKLDEGTVSALRNLRPLADGKLDAVATFTKAVITRRGAVSDAELASFRAAGFDDAAALEVVLGVSLATLCNFANNLGQPALNPELEPYRWDGAEVSTAPASV